From a single Mobula birostris isolate sMobBir1 chromosome 13, sMobBir1.hap1, whole genome shotgun sequence genomic region:
- the LOC140207554 gene encoding muscarinic acetylcholine receptor M2-like → MANSTQANASLSNLTDIERGSAYKTVGVIFIVTSALSLSLVTIIGNILVMLSIKVNRQLQTINNYFISSLACADLIIGVFSMNLYTTYIVIGYWPMGPVMCDLWLALDYVASNASVMNLLIISFDRYFCVTKPLSYPAKRTSKMAGMMIAAAWLLSFILWAPAILFWQFIVGGRTAKEGECHVQFFSNPVVTFGTAIAAFYLPVITMTILYVQISRASKSQIKKDKKEPESNKDTISPSLVRVKIMKPSNNNVSSAPDGLQNVKVQNGEAAGEVMTDHCGQGEEKEISNDSTSLSVVPSIQEEEGTIDESTQVSTAQRHFSIGSSKLSSIKVVTKSQKSEYCATTVEIVSDNSTKNSKDRKLTAAHKIIKMTKTPAKKKKGSVTREKKVTRTILAILLAFIITWTPYNVMVLINTFCSVCVPNKVWTIGYWLCYINSTINPACYALCNTTFKKTFKHLLLYQYKDIGASR, encoded by the coding sequence ATGGCTAATTCAACACAGGCAAATGCATCTCTCAGCAACCTAACAGACATTGAAAGAGGAAGCGCTTACAAAACAGTTGGAGTAATCTTCATTGTGACTTCAGCATTATCTTTGAGTCTGGTCACCATTATCGGAAACATTCTGGTTATGCTTTCTATTAAAGTAAACAGACAGTTACAAACAATTAACAACTATTTCATTTCCAGCTTAGCCTGTGCTGATTTGATTATTGGTGTGTTCTCTATGAACCTTTACACCACTTACATCGTCATTGGCTACTGGCCCATGGGCCCAGTGATGTGTGATTTATGGCTGGCTCTAGATTATGTTGCAAGTAATGCATCTGTCATGAACCTTCTTATCATCAGCTTTGACCGATACTTCTGTGTGACAAAGCCTCTCAGCTACCCTGCGAAGAGAACCAGCAAGATGGCAGGGATGATGATTGCAGCTGCTTGGCTGCTGTCATTTATCCTGTGGGCTCCTGCTATTCTCTTCTGGCAGTTCATTGTAGGTGGGCGGACAGCTAAAGAGGGTGAGTGCCATGTACAGTTCTTCTCAAATCCAGTTGTCACTTTTGGCACTGCAATAGCAGCTTTCTATCTACCGGTTATTACCATGACTATTTTGTATGTGCAAATATCCCGTGCTAGCAAGAGTCAGATCAAGAAGGATAAGAAAGAGCCCGAGTCAAACAAAGACACCATTTCTCCCAGTCTAGTGCGGGTCAAAATAATGAAACCGAGTAACAACAACGTTTCCAGTGCACCTGATGGGTTGCAGAATGTCAAAGTACAAAATGGCGAGGCAGCTGGGGAAGTAATGACGGATCATTGTGGCCAAGGAGAGGAAAAGGAGATCTCCAATGACTCGACTTCGCTCAGTGTGGTCCCTTCCATCCAGGAGGAGGAAGGAACGATTGATGAGAGCACACAGGTCTCCACTGCACAAAGGCATTTTAGCATCGGCAGCTCCAAGCTCTCCAGCATAAAGGTTGTCACTAAATCCCAAAAGAGTGAGTACTGCGCTACCACAGTTGAAATAGTGTCAGACAACAGCACCAAGAATAGTAAAGACAGAAAGCTCACCGCAGCCCACAAGATTATTAAAATGACAAAGACCCCTGCTAAGAAAAAGAAGGGATCTGTTACCCGGGAGAAGAAGGTGACCAGGACCATCCTGGCTATTCTGCTGGCATTTATCATCACCTGGACCCCATACAATGTCATGGTACTCATTAACACTTTCTGTTCAGTCTGCGTCCCTAACAAAGTATGGACTATTGGATACTGGCTCTGTTACATCAACAGTACTATCAACCCAGCCTGCTATGCACTATGCAACACTACCTTCAAGAAAACCTTCAAACATCTTCTCTTGTATCAATATAAAGACATTGGTGCATCAAGATAA